The Henckelia pumila isolate YLH828 chromosome 2, ASM3356847v2, whole genome shotgun sequence genome includes a window with the following:
- the LOC140884522 gene encoding receptor-like protein EIX2, which produces MSMSAVAFLFFVLCFTKTPELTTGIMHSAVKCIDSERLALLTFKQLITDESNRLSSWIGRECCEWEGVTCNNKTSHVVKLDLHNPTVIDYARFQDAVDHDEYAANYSKTCLRGEISPSILDLKLLQYLDLSMNNFSGFGIPKFFGSFTYLRYLNLSAARFEGKIPPHIGNLSHLEYLDLSDFWMNRLTSGSIHWISRVSSLKHLDFSGVQLGEAEDWLVSINMLPALMKVNFSMTLVGSIPPLSKVNFTSLVSLDLQWNMINSVIPNWLFNISSLVELRLDGNGFYGSIPQNFENLVSLRVLGLSSNFLNSSMPGTLLNLSSLSYLDLSKNKFQGTISDGILNLCKLKFLDLTENRFTGKIPDFGVNEDGCLQDLEYLRLSYNSLTDPIPTSLGTLSNLRELDFQNNRLSGDIPPSLGLLSNLEKLDLSNNSLSGMVTELHLAKLKNLIELSVSLNDLVFNVSSDWIPPFQLQVIKLASCTIGPRFPSWLETQQNVTDLRMSRASISDTLPSWFEKLYSRVKYLDISNNNISGRLPQFQEANNPERRLIVHSNNIDGLLRPLPSDIYLLDVSNNALSGGIPVQNATNMILGVLILSNNQLNGLFPSFLCDAMSMTILDLANNQLHGTLPECIGDMENLSMLDLTNNSLHGEIPSSLSNLSLMSLHLNNNSFEGKLVSLENMTFLSILDVGRNSFTGTIPQWIGEKLQYLKFLSLQSNGFYGEIPQNLCQPPQLQLLNLASNNIRGQIPECIKNLTGMIEEHSTIEYLILDVDYGGSILEIVNGIERRYTKTMPFLTSLDLSNNNIVGEIPRNITKLIGLRNLDLAGNLLAGRIPEDIGAMQELISLDLSRNNLSGQIPSSLSSLNYLTHLNLSFNDLSGRIPTGNQLQVIEDPSIYVGNKGLCGAPILKSCDGDAAVPPAHATGDSDEDGDDSLFPWFYAGIGPGFLVGFLIVVGTLHFAKSWRYFLFDLVKRVATTACIKKRSHRGRITG; this is translated from the coding sequence ATGTCCATGTCTGCTGTTGCTTTCCTATTCTTTGTTCTTTGTTTCACAAAGACACCAGAACTAACAACTGGGATTATGCATTCAGCTGTGAAATGTATCGACAGTGAGCGATTAGCACTCTTAACATTCAAGCAACTCATCACGGATGAATCAAACCGGCTATCATCGTGGATTGGACGAGAATGCTGTGAATGGGAAGGGGTCACATGCAACAACAAAACGTCTCATGTTGTGAAATTAGACCTTCATAATCCAACCGTTATCGACTATGCACGGTTCCAAGATGCTGTTGATCACGATGAATATGCAGCAAATTACAGCAAGACTTGTCTCCGAGGTGAGATAAGTCCTTCCATACTTGATTTGAAGCTGTTGCAGTACTTGGATTTGAGTATGAACAACTTTTCAGGCTTTGGGATTCCTAAGTTCTTCGGTTCCTTTACATATTTACGATATCTTAATCTTTCTGCTGCTCGCTTTGAAGGGAAGATTCCACCCCATATTGGGAATCTTTCGCATCTGGAGTACTTGGATTTGAGTGATTTTTGGATGAATAGATTGACTTCTGGTAGTATTCACTGGATATCTCGTGTTTCCTCTTTGAAACACTTGGATTTCTCGGGTGTGCAGCTCGGAGAAGCCGAGGATTGGTTGGTTTCAATCAACATGCTACCTGCATTGATGAAAGTGAACTTTTCTATGACATTGGTTGGTTCCATTCCCCCTCTGTCGAAGGTGAATTTTACGTCTCTTGTATCTCTTGATCTTCAATGGAACATGATAAATTCTGTGATCCCTAACTGGTTGTTTAACATTAGTAGCCTCGTCGAACTGCGTCTTGATGGTAATGGTTTTTACGGTTCAATtccacaaaattttgaaaatttggtaTCTCTCAGAGTACTTGGCCTTTCTTCCAATTTCCTGAACTCTTCAATGCCTGGTACTTTGTTGAACTTGAGTAGTCTTTCTTACCTAGACCTATCCAAAAATAAGTTTCAAGGAACGATATCTGATGGTATCCTTAACCTCTGCAAACTGAAGTTCCTGGATTTGACAGAAAACAGATTTACTGGGAAAATCCCAGATTTTGGAGTAAATGAAGATGGCTGTCTTCAAGATTTGGAGTATCTCCGGCTTTCTTACAATTCGTTGACTGATCCGATCCCAACATCACTCGGGACACTGTCGAATTTGAGGGAGTTAGATTTTCAAAATAACAGGTTAAGTGGAGACATCCCACCAAGTCTTGGACTGCTTTCAAATCTTGAAAAGTTGGATTTATCCAACAACTCTCTGTCAGGGATGGTAACTGAGTTGCACTTGGCGAAACTAAAAAATTTGATCGAGCTGTCTGTGTCGCTGAACGACTTAGTTTTCAATGTGAGCTCCGATTGGATTCCTCCATTTCAACTTCAAGTGATCAAACTAGCTTCTTGCACTATAGGACCTCGGTTTCCATCTTGGCTTGAAACACAACAAAACGTCACAGATTTGAGGATGTCTCGTGCTAGCATATCAGATACATTGCCCAGTTGGTTTGAAAAGCTGTACTCACGAGTTAAATACTTGGATATATCGAACAACAATATCAGTGGACGCTTGCCACAGTTTCAGGAGGCAAATAACCCGGAAAGGCGGTTAATAGTTCATTCCAACAACATTGACGGACTATTAAGACCATTACCCTCAGACATTTATCTTCTTGACGTTTCCAACAACGCTCTGTCGGGTGGTATTCCTGTCCAAAATGCAACAAACATGATACTTGGTGTGCTTATACTGTCAAACAACCAACTGAATGGTTTGTTTCCAAGTTTTCTATGTGATGCAATGTCAATGACGATTCTTGATCTCGCAAACAACCAGTTACACGGAACATTGCCCGAGTGCATAGGAGATATGGAGAACTTGTCTATGCTGGACTTGACAAACAACTCTTTACACGGCGAAATCCCCAGTTCTTTGAGCAATTTAAGTCTCATGTCTTTACACttgaacaacaatagtttcGAAGGGAAGCTCGTATCACTTGAGAACATGACATTTCTCAGCATTTTAGACGTGGGAAGGAATTCGTTTACGGGAACCATTCCCCAATGGATTGGGGAAAAGCTTCAGTATCTTAAGTTTCTCAGTCTGCAATCAAATGGATTCTATGGTGAGATCCCTCAAAACCTCTGCCAACCACCACAACTCCAATTATTAAACTTGGCATCAAACAACATCAGAGGACAAATCCCTGAATGCATTAAAAATCTCACAGGCATGATTGAAGAACACAGCACCATTGAATACTTAATCCTCGATGTTGATTATGGAGGAAGCATTCTAGAAATTGTTAATGGGATAGAGCGCCGGTACACGAAAACGATGCCCTTTCTCACATCCCTCGACCTTTCAAACAACAACATAGTTGGTGAAATTCCACGTAACATTACAAAACTCATTGGATTGAGGAATCTAGATTTAGCAGGAAACCTTTTGGCGGGACGAATCCCAGAAGACATCGGAGCAATGCAAGAACTAATTTCACTAGATCTTTCAAGAAACAACCTTTCTGGCCAAATCCCATCAAGCTTGTCTTCCTTAAACTACCTCACGCATTTAAACTTATCCTTCAACGATTTGTCGGGTCGAATACCTACCGGAAATCAGCTACAAGTTATCGAAGATCCATCCATCTACGTCGGAAATAAAGGACTCTGTGGAGCTCCGATTTTGAAAAGCTGTGATGGAGATGCGGCAGTGCCGCCAGCACATGCAACTGGCGATTCCgatgaagatggagatgatTCTTTGTTCCCATGGTTTTATGCAGGAATCGGGCCTGGATTCTTGGTTGGTTTCTTGATTGTTGTGGGGACTTTGCATTTTGCCAAATCTTGGAGGTATTTTTTGTTTGATCTGGTGAAGAGAGTGGCAACTACAGCTTGCATCAAAAAGAGATCGCATAGAGGAAGAATTACAGGATGA